One Anthonomus grandis grandis chromosome 13, icAntGran1.3, whole genome shotgun sequence DNA segment encodes these proteins:
- the LOC126744055 gene encoding uncharacterized protein LOC126744055, which translates to MLTLKNKSRRRAVTYGIIYAYISSVQNKKNKKRACWTKKWLEERSQFGHIPLLKELRENNPNDFKNYLRMDCTTFDNLLQVLEQYLVKEDTVMRMAIPPNERLMATLRFLATGRSYEDLKFSTAISPQALGYIIPETCKIIYEQLKNEYLKFPTTKEEWNSIAKDFENKWHFINCGGALDGKHIRITSPAGSGALYYNYKHFYSIVLMALVNANYEFIYVDVGKNGRMSDAGVIEYTEFYRRLSEDALNLPDNTETTEHLNYVFVCDEAFALHRHILKPYPQKDLNFEKRIYNYRLSRARNVVENAFGLIASRFRILHTCINLNVSKAKYIILAICVLHNYLRRHSSSYITSSTLDKENSETHEIEGGDWRQQNYEITSLKQNIVRNVPLEAKQNRENYLRYFLGKGKIAWQEEMIKKGKA; encoded by the exons AtgttaacgttaaaaaataaaagtaggcGCAGAGCAGTGACTTATGGAATAATATATGCGTATATATCGTccgtacaaaataaaaaaaataagaaacgtGCATGTTGGACAAAAAAGTGGCTAGAAGAAAGAAGCCAATTTGGTCATATTCCCCTTCTTAAGGAACTAAGGGAAAACAATcccaatgattttaaaaattatttacgcaTGGACTGCACAACATTTGATAATCTTCTTCAAGTACTGGAAcaatatttagttaaagaaGATACAGTAATGAGGATGGCTATTCCGCCTAATGAAAGACTCATGGCAACTTTAAGATTTTTGGCTACAGGTAGATCCtatgaagatttaaaattttctactgCGATTTCTCCTCAAGCTTTGGGATACATTATTCCGGAAACttgcaaaataatttatgagcaattaaaaaatgaGTATTTAAAG tttccaACAACTAAAGAAGAATGGAACTCAATTgctaaagattttgaaaataagtGGCACTTCATTAACTGTGGTGGAGCATTAGACGGAAAACATATACGAATTACATCTCCGGCTGGTTCAGGtgcattatattataattacaagcactTTTACAGCATCGTTTTAATGGCattagtaaatgcaaattatgaaTTTATCTATGTCGATGTCGGAAAAAATGGTAGAATGTCAGATGCAGGCGTCATCGAATATACTGAGTTTTATCGCCGACTTTCAGAAGATGCCTTAAATTTGCCAGATAATACTGAAACTACAGAACATTTAAATTACGTGTTTGTATGCGACGAAGCATTTGCTTTGCATAGACATATTCTTAAACCTTATCCACAAAaagatttgaattttgaaaaaagaatttaCAACTACAGATTATCTAGAGCCAGAAATGTGGTTGAAAATGCATTTGGTCTTATCGCTTCTAGATTCAGAATACTTCATACTTGTATAAATTTGAACGTATCTAAAGCAAAGTATATAATTCTTGCGATATGCGTTTTGCACAACTATTTAAGAAGGCATAGTTCATCTTATATAACAAGTTCCACACTTGATAAGGAAAATAGCGAAACACATGAAATAGAAGGAGGTGACTGGAGACAGCAGAATTATGAAATTacatctttaaaacaaaacatagtTAGGAACGTACCATTGGAAGCTAAGCAAAATCGAGAAAATTATCTACGATACTTTTTGGGTAAAGGAAAAATAGCCTGGCAAgaagaaatgataaaaaaaggaaaagcgTAA